The following are from one region of the Salminus brasiliensis chromosome 14, fSalBra1.hap2, whole genome shotgun sequence genome:
- the ngfa gene encoding neurotrophin-7: MRSSTLVLLFLISVQAALHTRSHKVQAQGPANQSAGMENSSRPSSGRSQKTHDDLIPTVDPKLFNKRRYRSPRVLFSDVAPSDNEAAGSRGPRVRRRASEFLHRGEYSVCDSENHWVGNLTRATDVAGNEVTVLPDVRINDVVKKQFFYETTCRVNKASGAPRGRGASGIKAGTSGCRGIDNKHWNSYCTNTHTYVRALTSFKNQIAWRLIRINAACVCVLSRKSWRH; encoded by the coding sequence ATGAGGTCGTCGACGCTGGTCCTGCTCTTCCTGATCAGCGTCCAGGCTGCACTCCACACGAGGAGCCACAAGGTCCAGGCACAAggtccagccaatcagagcgcggGCATGGAGAACTCATCCAGGCCTTCCTCTGGACGCTCTCAGAAAACACACGATGACCTCATCCCCACCGTTGACCCCAAACTCTTTAACAAGCGACGCTACCGATCACCCCGCGTGCTCTTCAGTGATGTGGCCCCATCTGACAATGAAGCGGCAGGATCCAGAGGCCCTCGGGTGCGGCGGAGGGCCAGCGAGTTCCTGCATCGCGGTGAATATTCAGTGTGTGACAGCGAGAACCACTGGGTGGGCAATCTGACGCGTGCCACAGACGTAGCGGGCAACGAGGTTACGGTGCTCCCTGATGTCCGCATAAACGATGTGGTGAAGAAGCAGTTTTTCTACGAGACCACGTGCCGCGTCAACAAAGCCAGCGGTGCCCCTCGGGGCCGGGGAGCCAGCGGGATAAAGGCGGGAACATCCGGGTGCCGAGGGATCGACAACAAGCACTGGAACTCGTACtgtaccaacacacacacatacgtgcGGGCGCTAACGTCCTTCAAGAACCAGATTGCCTGGAG